Proteins from a single region of Drosophila biarmipes strain raj3 chromosome 3R, RU_DBia_V1.1, whole genome shotgun sequence:
- the LOC108024183 gene encoding uncharacterized protein LOC108024183 isoform X4 yields the protein MADQVAHTKETDAEEPLVNGELPSGEETPPCCHVMSLSAMDVDADADVDVDADADAEATSCSTSQLNPSPPPAGVQQAKPARSSSPPCHLLERLNFPEGNIINTLHTILALPPFDPYAPAPKAETVYKEVVSLMQWSQREDNAIELELSDKLLHECEHKMAIENMRLFSEDPKNPLRDADGQLRAITNLAFIFVKHRKEEFFTFCSCKECLEYRETIMAIMMDQFKAAHMVVMLLDVLIKAYSPMLKNDAAYNKFEKLLECNKEIYWITSGYLYDKNAEYLDFIDDTAISDNMILVLFSAILMANNPMLLLQILAYNVECIVKAFSEGMIEIAQNIQENEKISAERMLTYILDGYSDLNCISQKISLSLFAFENDFLRKFKLSWVLLCQRLFQQHVFTPLADTMLACILSLKEAAPSAQTTALIKRYMLFDEHMHSIERRWTDIWIELNKFNLSPTEHERRMGLLDVYNIFDKVVLDATSFSLPDISDDEFIDFQRIVDRQLAWKNIMAFTKLKWPDGFYDPPNKLVHEDLCKKCNSLLEHHNENCKCITCSIAGTPLRPRQAGHCAKCTTLGIVEKDPKLMKSKILSTCTSDEAKHNAAMAATSSSAAAQQQQRRSSDLPEDESPSGSGGSSSGSVFRRQAEQTDTLRTTYHIAWAVFQHLTTRKRYRHESIEAQYFCGENCRVSACQLARKILANQLSPPLTKYLLRCFQPLSFTREELRSTLPSLMFFNRKLAPSPAELQELRNQHYVYKTYWTFVLSIYANFFVKFNSSSTDFGHLELLKGDLRLRLNSVIGDKDDGRFEQFLAQVIGYSPFKITDDFTLGDANIEKMQFGVDQLMMLHDSQIIKRTKPDSTTGLSGAKSKAGESNLSQSGGRNGDAAGNKKSKEKMRKCCADYADIGEPCKENHSKKRVKKECNHARFNETRDRLRKKLSQIVNDRKTKSTEEAPPSKAKSSMPEPAAVPAPVAIPPKRPPKAESLPPNQPPSLKVFATAQLNSSSNPRKMPPAAAAAAAAALNEIGDQEEQEGDNSLLRLDSLCKRLQMHTDATDASAAATAAEAAAAVAAFKRGGGFPADYSKEDMMQDFAEFLGTYTYTREQDQQRWINETLNFIEGKSQQPQTANPKKAAKKAKQKMRKEEEKRIKELEDLRGQFLDIYFKEFIDKYEMKALTAAGGRKREKKRIGELEANIKNLQRAKAKVETVILELIATVKQTNNEFKFSYLPTKQQQLAKMAQLEEILNGVTTAPAVETVKQAPPQSAPQYPEFNSSSAYYSPQGLGQQNTPVCFAPPQQSQHPPQLSRDVIAAMAANSITADPSKRIVTIRRVQLPHPGAEQQVTVVAKGSAPHEDKLLYTFVNGHMVASGPAQPEETAPTPVAVPAPAPSIPEKSAKAKKKEAKRAAAAAAAAAAAEAEAAAAAAAEAAAAAAAQKEGKLKNKKQAKKSAVAVATASSSTASSNSSKTQTPQSTRESSVCSVKPKTAPKKPAAKPPKVVEVAPAPDPEPEPPKRQKRLKSRLDPGQLENNPFKSLHMQDSSEGEWETGSESEDGEEVPAPAPPPIRQQPKLPAAPAPKPVAPPVVTKAKPAPAPVTAPVKKAKEAPQKQQASSQPAKVQAPAKGKSSAPAGKSNPPQQQYQQEKVPPAKSQSQRPVESTKKQKQAPGNLESNRSAPSQAPAKTHQQTRGGRGNGRTKPSTGGQQQQQVQQHSNPHPAEAGAPPKRSQRGKRGHRQKQEDLSGIPHNMGYFNPNEVAIPPPQTGSYASSLTQQMQHLRIGQSGGSSGSKQASQSPNCSIMDQLNRGVQVEHLSLPPGITLTKVDPAKSEQLRQKSESIRLLSKPLAEQQQLPQQHHFQQPSHLLSSYYGAAGAAGMDPNGVIMVEANPRPNRNSQAPSAPPNVAAAASAASASGKSSRRRRRNRGKSGGGGCANIGSSGAANKQRSGGGGGGSGSADSQKPAVSPATIEANASGNIITLRNPMFHQGNGPVAGGGMMPPNPNPMPPVRNFPAGLPVAPPMAMDQPAAIIKNENGMFTIRNPALHQAVTNGLAMGGYRQFGSNVNYYTPQEAVAEAARATQQKQQHQQSTAATVVGSSNTSNFSYFSSGSASGNSSGSSNGGNGTHNNISISCTNVPPSNAESGGNSPGRLVGDAAVIARPKQSQKCLSAIGSELKQKAKDSKWTGYGQQQQSTSDYNSAGAGGGVPLQEKYQQSSYYNGFEVFSAAAAAASQGPGSGGGSSECHMHHSCGDDSPPPTITGFNSYLEGIPNTGVIRYDDAAFLKNLIPGQHLNNEVSIHNISESNFTRNNASPSPHHVEITSVFGGRVRSANAYDPQQQQQPGPGANYCDSVAADYGSDSHLFVQNNLLTRMPQPPAPPDPFGYDFDPSVVPGGGSKAASVASDLNEFLRRSPLSQRTSPYSQDESAAALETFVQNMSALQIASDAEQCSRLNGTAVGGGPGDVPSADATAGGGAANAAAAWW from the exons ATGGCCGATCAGGTGGCGCACACCAAAGAAACGGATGCGGAGGAGCCGCTGGTGAATGGCGAACTGCCATCGGGGGAGGAGACGCCTCCCTGCTGCCATGTGATGTCCCTGTCCGCCATGGACGTGGACGCTGACGCCGATGTTGATGTAGATGCGGACGCGGATGCGGAGGCCACATCCTGCTCCACTTCCCAGTTGAATCCGTCGCCACCGCCTGCTGGTGTCCAACAGGCGAAGCCGGCACGGAGCAGCTCACCGCCATGCCATCTCCTGGAGCGGCTCAACTTCCCCGAGGGCAACATCATCAACACGCTGCACACGATCCTCGCACTGCCGCCCTTCGATCCCTACGCCCCCGCCCCCAAGGCGGAGACGGTCTACAAGGAGGTGGTGTCGCTGATGCAGTGGAGCCAGCGGGAGGACAACGCCATCGAGCTGGAGCTCAGCGACAAGCTGCTCCACGAGTGCGAGCACAAG ATGGCCATCGAGAACATGCGTCTCTTCTCTGAGGATCCGAAGAATCCGCTGCGTGACGCCGACGGACAGCTGCGTGCAATTACG AATCTTGCCTTCATATTTGTGAAACACCGGAAGGAGGAGTTCTTCACATTTTGTTCCTGCAAGGAATGTCTCGAATACCGCGAAACCATCATGGCCATCATGATGGATCAATTTAAGGCTGCGCACATGGTGGTCATGTTGCTGGACGTACTGATCAAGGCCTACAGCCCCATGTTGAA AAACGATGCTGCCTACAATAAGTTTGAGAAGCTGCTCGAATGCAACAAGGAGATCTACTGGATTACTAGCGGCTATCTCTACGATAAGAATGCCGAATATCTCGATTTTATTGATGATACAGCGATCTCCGATAATATGATATTAGTGCTATTCAGCGCCAT CTTGATGGCCAACAATCCCATGTTGCTGCTACAAATACTCGCCTATAATGTTGAATGCATTGTGAAGGCATTCTCCGAGGGCATGATCGAGATTGCCCAGAATATACAGGAGAACGAGAAGATTTCTGCAGAAAGGATGCTGACAT ACATTCTGGACGGCTACTCCGATCTGAATTGCATCTCGCAGAAGATCTCCCTCAGCCTGTTTGCGTTTGAGAACGATTTTCTGCGCAAGTTCAAGCTCTCGTGGGTGCTGCTGTGCCAACGCCTGTTCCAGCAACATGTGTTCACGCCCCTGGCGGACACCATGCTGGCCTGCATTCTGTCCTTAAAGGAGGCGGCTCCCTCGGCCCAGACGACGGCGCTGATCAAGCGGTACATGCTGTTCGACGAGCACATGCACTCCATCGAGCGGCGCTGGACGGACATCTGGATCGAGCTGAACAAGTTCAACTTGTCGCCCACGGAACACGAGCGCCGGATGGGCCTGCTGGATGTGTACAACATATTCGACAAGGTCGTCCTGGACGCCACCTCGTTCTCGCTGCCGGACATCAGCGACGACGAGTTCATCGACTTCCAGCGCATCGTGGATCGCCAGCTGGCCTGGAAGAACATCATGGCCTTCACAAAGCTGAAGTGGCCCGACGGCTTCTACGATCCGCCCAATAAGCTGGTGCACGAGGATCTCTGCAAGAAGTGCAATTCGCTTCTCGAGCACCATAACGA GAACTGTAAATGCATAACTTGCTCCATCGCCGGCACTCCTTTGCGACCGCGACAAGCGGGCCATTGTGCCAAGTGCACAACGCTCGGCATTGTCGAGAAGGATCCCAAGCTGATGAAGTCCAAGATCCTCAGCACCTGCACCAGTGACGAGGCTAAGCACAATGCGGCTATGGCGGCCACCTCGAGCTCCGCCGccgcgcagcagcagcagcgacgcTCCAGCGATCTCCCGGAGGATGAGTCACCATCCGgaagcggcggcagcagcagcggatCGGTGTTCCGGCGACAGGCGGAGCAGACCGATACCCTGCGAACCACATATCACATCGCATGGGCGGTGTTCCAGCACCTGACAACCAGAAAGCGCTACCGCCACGAGTCGATCGAGGCGCAGTACTTCTGCGGTGAGAACTGTCGGGTCTCCGCCTGCCAGCTGGCCAGGAAAATCCTGGCCAACCAGCTGTCACCGCCGCTGACCAAGTATCTGCTGCGCTGCTTCCAGCCGCTGTCGTTCACGCGGGAGGAGCTGCGCTCCACGCTGCCCTCGTTGATGTTCTTCAACCGCAAGCTGGCCCCGAGTCCCGCCGAGCTGCAGGAGCTGCGGAACCAGCACTACGTGTACAAAACCTACTGGACCTTCGTCCTCTCCATTTACGCCAACTTCTTTGTGAAATTCAACTCGAGCAGCACGGACTTTGGTCACCTGGAACTGCTCAAGGGGGATCTTCGCCTGCGGCTGAACAGTGTAATTGGTGACAAGGACGACGGTCGGTTCGAGCAGTTCTTGGCCCAGGTTATTGG TTACTCACCTTTCAAAATCACAGACGA TTTTACGCTGGGCGATGCCAACATAGAGAAGATGCAATTTGGAGTGGATCAGCTCATGATGTTGCACGACTCGCAAATAAT AAAACGCACTAAACCAGATAGCACTACGGGTCTATCGGGTGCCAAATCCAAGGCTGGAGAGTCGAACTTGTCGCAATCGGGAGGCAGAAATGGCGATGCGGCAGGCAACAAGAAGAGCAAGGAAAAGATGCGAAAAT GCTGCGCCGACTATGCGGATATTGGTGAGCCCTGCAAGGAGAATCACTCGAAGAAGCGTGTCAAAAAGGAGTGCAACCATGCGCGCTTCAATGAGACGCGCGACCGTCTACGTAAGAAGCTCTCTCAGATTGTGAACGACCGGAAGACCAAGTCCACGGAGGAGGCACCGCCTTCTAAGGCTAAGTCCTCCATGCCGGAGCCAGCTGCTGTGCCCGCGCCGGTAGCGATCCCACCGAAGCGGCCGCCCAAGGCCGAATCCCTTCCGCCGAACCAGCCGCCAAGCCTGAAAGTGTTCGCCACAGCACAACTGAATTCCTCCAGCAATCCTCGTAAGATGCCAccggcagctgctgcagcggctgcggctgctctGAACGAGATTGGTgaccaggaggagcaggagggcGACAACAGTCTGCTGCGCCTGGACAGCCTCTGCAAGCGGCTTCAGATGCACACAGATGCCACGGATGCCTCCGCTGCGGCAACGGCGGCCGAAGCTGCGGCTGCTGTGGCCGCTTTCAAACGAGGAGGCGGCTTTCCGGCGGACTACAGCAAGGAGGACATGATGCAGGACTTTGCCGAGTTCCTGGGCACATATACCTACACCCGGGAACAGGACCAACAGCGCTGGATAAACGAGACCCTCAATTTTATCGAGGGAAAGTCCCAGCAGCCGCAGACCGCCAACCCGAAGAAGGCTGCCAAGAAGGCCAAGCAGAAGATGCGCAAGGAGGAGGAAAAGCGCATTAAGGAACTGGAGGACCTCCGCGGACAGTTCCTTGACATCTACTTCAAGGAGTTCATCGACAAGTACGAAATGAAGGCGCTGACGGCTGCAGGCGGCCGGAAAAGGGAGAAAAAGCGCATCGGCGAGCTGGAGGCCAACATCAAGAACTTGCAGCGGGCCAAGGCTAAGGTGGAGACGGTGATCCTCGAACTAATTGCCACCGTCAAGCAGACGAACAACGAGTTCAAGTTCTCCTACCTGCCCACGAAGCAGCAACAGCTCGCCAAGATGGCCCAGCTGGAGGAAATCCTTAATGGAGTCACGACCGCTCCGGCTGTCGAGACTGTTAAGCAGGCACCGCCACAGTCTGCGCCGCAGTATCCAGAGTTCAATAGTAGCAGCGCCTATTATTCACCGCAGGGATTAGGGCAGCAGAATACGCCCGTGTGCTTCGCTCCTCCCCAGCAGTCGCAACATCCGCCTCAACTCTCACGGGATGTGATTGCCGCCATGGCGGCCAACTCCATCACTGCCGATCCCTCCAAGCGCATTGTGACCATACGCCGGGTGCAGCTGCCCCATCCGGGCGCCGAGCAGCAGGTGACAGTGGTGGCCAAGGGCAGTGCTCCGCACGAGGACAAGCTGCTGTACACCTTCGTCAACGGTCATATGGTGGCTTCGGGTCCGGCTCAGCCGGAAGAAACTGCTCCTACCCCCGTGGCGGTTCCGGCTCCAGCGCCCAGTATTCCCGAGAAGAGCGCTAAGGCCAAGAAGAAAGAGGCTAAGcgagctgcagcagcggcggcggcagcagcagcggcggagGCAGAAgctgcagcggcggcggcagcggaagcagcagcagctgcggcggcgCAGAAGGAAGGCAAGCTGAAAAACAAGAAGCAAGCGAAGAAGTCAGCCGTTGCTGTGGCCACCGCATCGAGTTCCACTGCGAGCAGCAACTCCTCCAAGACTCAGACGCCGCAGAGCACGCGCGAGAGTTCGGTGTGCAGTGTGAAGCCAAAGACTGCACCCAAGAAGCCGGCTGCCAAGCCACCCAAGGTGGTTGAAGTTGCGCCGGCGCCCGATCCAGAGCCGGAGCCACCGAAGAGGCAGAAGCGTCTTAAGTCGAGGCTGGACCCTGGCCAGCTGGAAAACAATCCGTTCAAGTCGCTGCACATGCAGGATTCGTCGGAGGGCGAGTGGGAAACTGGCAGTGAGTCGGAAGATGGCGAGGAAGTCCCAGCACCAGCGCCGCCGCCAATAAGGCAGCAGCCCAAATTGCCAGCTGCTCCTGCGCCCAAGCCAGTTGCTCCTCCAGTGGTCAcaaaggcgaagccagcaccagcaccagtgACCGCTCCCGTCAAGAAGGCTAAGGAGGCCCCGCAAAAGCAGCAGGCGTCGTCGCAGCCTGCCAAGGTCCAGGCCCCTGCAAAAGGCAAGTCTTCTGCACCCGCTGGTAAGTCCAATCCACCACAGCAACAGTATCAGCAGGAAAAGGTGCCGCCTGCCAAGAGCCAGTCGCAGCGTCCAGTAGAATCCACAAAAAAGCAGAAGCAGGCTCCTGGAAATCTCGAATCCAATCGCAGCGCTCCAAGTCAGGCACCTGCAAAGACTCACCAGCAGACGCGGGGTGGACGGGGCAATGGTCGGACCAAGCCCTCAACTGGTggtcaacagcagcaacaggtcCAGCAGCACTCCAACCCTCATCCAGCTGAGGCGGGCGCTCCTCCAAAGAGATCGCAGCGCGGCAAGCGCGGACATCGCCAAAAGCAGG AGGATCTCTCCGGCATTCCACACAACATGGGCTATTTCAATCCCAACGAAGTTGCCATACCTCCGCCGCAAACTGGAAGCTATGCCAGCAGCCTGACCCAGCAGATGCAGCACTTGCGCATCGGCCAGTCAGGTGGCAGTTCCGGTTCGAAGCAGGCATCGCAGTCTCCCAACTGTAGCATCATGGACCAGCTGAACCGGGGAGTGCAGGTGGAGCACCTCTCTCTGCCGCCTGGCATCACGCTCACCAAGGTGGACCCAGCCAAGAGCGAGCAGTTGCGTCAGAAGAGCGAGTCCATTCGACTGCTGTCCAAGCCTCTggccgagcagcagcagctgccacaACAGCATCACTTCCAGCAGCCATCGCACCTTCTGTCGAGCTACTACGGAGCAGCCGGAGCCGCTGGCATGGATCCCAACGGTGTAATCATGGTTGAGGCCAATCCGCGGCCAAATCGCAATAGCCAAGCTCCATCTGCTCCTCCAAACGTGGCTGCAGCGGCGTCGGCGGCAAGTGCCAGCGGGAAATCCTCTAGGCGCCGCCGTCGCAACCGTGGAAAGTCTGGTGGTGGAGGTTGCGCCAACATTGGTAGCTCTGGAGCAGCCAACAAGCAGCGAtcgggaggaggaggaggcggaagTGGTTCTGCGGATAGCCAAAAACCAGCGGTGTCGCCAGCCACTATTGAAGCCAATGCCAGTGGCAATATTATCACCCTGCGCAATCCAATGTTCCACCAGGGCAATGGGCCAGTGGCCGGCGGCGGTATGATGCCACCCAATCCCAACCCGATGCCGCCAG TGCGAAACTTTCCCGCCGGTCTTCCCGTTGCTCCACCCATGGCCATGGATCAACCTGCCGCAATCATCAAGAACGAGAACGGCATGTTCACCATACGCAATCCGGCGCTCCACCAGGCGGTGACCAATGGCTTGGCCATGGGCGGCTACCGGCAGTTCGGCAGCAATGTCAACTACTACACGCCCCAGGAAGCTGTGGCCGAGGCAGCACGAGCCacgcagcagaagcagcagcaccagcagtcCACTGCTGCCACAGTTGTCGGCAGCAGCAATACCTCGAATTTCTCCTACTTCTCCAGTGGATCGGCCAGTGGCAACAGCAGCGGAAGCAGCAACGGCGGCAACGGGACGCACAACAATATCAGTATTAGCTGTACCAATGTTCCCCCGAGCAACGCCGAGAGCGGAGGCAACAGTCCTGGCCGACTGGTTGGCGATGCGGCGGTGATTGCCCGTCCCAAGCAGTCGCAGAAGTGTCTCTCGGCCATTGGCAGTGAGCTGAAGCAAAAGGCCAAGGACAGCAAGTGGACGGGCtatggccagcagcagcagtcgacGTCGGATTACAATTCGGCGGGGGCAGGAGGCGGCGTTCCCTTGCAGGAGAAGTACCAGCAGTCGAGCTACTACAACGGCTTCGAGGTGTTCTCAGCGGCAGCTGCCGCAGCCTCACAGGGTCCTGGCAGCGGCGGTGGATCGAGCGAATGCCACATGCATCACAGCTGTGGCGACGACTCTCCGCCGCCCACCATCACCGGTTTCAATTCCTACCTGGAGGGCATCCCGAACACCGGGGTCATTCGCTACGACGACGCCGCTTTCCTCAAGAACTTGATACCGGGCCAGCATCTCAACAACGAG GTCTCCATACACAATATATCGGAGTCCAACTTCACGCGCAACAACGCGTCTCCATCGCCGCACCACGTGGAGATCACCAGCGTATTTGGCGGCCGGGTGCGTTCCGCGAACGCCTACGAtcctcagcagcagcagcagccgggTCCAGGAGCCAACTACTGCGACAGCGTGGCCGCCGACTACGGCAGTG ATTCCCACCTCTTCGTCCAGAACAATCTGCTGACGCGCATGCCACAGCCGCCGGCGCCACCGGATCCCTTTGGCTACGACTTCGACCCCTCGGTGGTGCCGGGCGGCGGATCGAAGGCGGCCAGCGTCGCCAGCGACCTGAACGAATTCCTGCGCCGCAGTCCGCTGAGCCAGCGCACCTCGCCGTACAGCCAGGACGAGAGTGCCGCCGCCCTGGAGACGTTCGTCCAGAACATGAGCGCGCTGCAGATCGCGAGCGATGCCGAGCAGTGCTCGCGGCTCAACGGGACGGCTGTCGGTGGAGGACCGGGCGATGTCCCCTCGGCGGATGCCACCGCCGGCGGAGGAGCCGCCAACGCGGCCGCCGCCTGGTGGTGA